TCTCTGAAAATAGCTTATTTATGTGGCGATTATTGGAACATTGGATATTGTCTTAGGAGAGATTGACAGATAAAATGGCAAACATATAGGTAGTCTCTGAAAATAGCTTATTTATGTGGCGATTATTGGAACATTGGATATTGTCTTAGGAGAGATTGACAGGTAAAATGGCAACTTTAGGTAAGGGCAATCAAGATACTAATATAGAGATTTTTCATAAATATTATAGACAGATATAAGTAAAGATGAAGCTAAAAGAAGTAAAAGAGATTTTAAAGGCTGAGACAATAGGGGTTGTTAATTTAGAAATAGAAATAAAAGTAGGTTGTGGATCTGATTTAATGAGCGATGTCTTGGCTTTTATTAAGCCAGAAGCTCTTCTTCTTACTGGATTGATCAATCCTCAGGTAGTTCGAACTGCAGAGATGGTAGATATAAAAGTAATTTGTTTTGTCCGAGGTAAAAATCCTCCTATTGAGACAATGGCCTTAGCCAAGGAAAAAAATGTTTCTCTTCTGAAGACAAAATTTTCTATGTATGAAGCTTGTGGAAAATTATATCAAAGAGGATTAGCTGGATCTTAATAGAAAAGGAGAGGAAATTAAGGCAATGGTTAAATGATCGAGAAGATTAGTATTGTTCATCAACTTGCTTATGATTTAAAAGTTGGTCAGGTGATGAAGAAAGAAGTAATTACGATTAGTCCAGATAGGACGATTATTGACTTACGGCAACTTCTTCGAAATTACCGAATTTCAGGGGCACTAGTAGTTGATCAAGATAAGTTAGTGGGCATTATTAGCCTAGAGGATTTTATTAAGTGTTTAAGTGATGGTGAAATGAATGCTCTGATCTCAGAGAAGATGACTTCAGTGGTAAAAGTGTTATATGAAGATGAGCTTCTTTCTAAGGCCATTAATGAATTTAATAAATTTAATTATGGAAGATTTCCAGTCCTGGCTCGGGAAAGTGGAAAATTAGTAGGCATTGTCACTAAAGGAGATATTGTTCGTGGGTTATTGCAAAAATTAGAGAGTGAATTTTACGAAGAAGAGGTGAAGCGATTTCGAGTGAGCCATATATTTGAAGATATTATGGCTCATAGAGTAAGTTTAGCCTTACAGTATGATATCACGGGAGGTGACTTTAAGAAAGCCGGAGAAGCTTCCAGCGCTCTCAAACAGACTTTGACCCGATTAGATATTCAAAAGCCGCTTATTCGAAAAATAGTAATAGCTAGCTATGAAGCAGAAATGAATATGGTTATTTTTACTAATAAAGGGCAAATGAAGGTTATTATTCAGCCAAAAGAGATTAAGATTAATTTTACAGATCAAGGACCAGGGATTATTGATCTTAAACAAGCGATGCAAGCTGGATTTTCTACGGCTCCAGCACGAATACGAGAGATGGGATTTGGGGCCGGAATGGGACTACCTAATATCCAAAAATGCGCTGATCAAATGGAGATAAGCTCAAAGGTAGGCAAAGGGACAACGATTGACCTTATCTTTAATATTAACTAAAGTGAAGTGTTATCTTAAAGATTATCAGAGTATCCGAGAAGCAAAACAAGGTATTGGAAATTATTTAGCTTTCTATAACCATGATAGACTACATCAATCTCTTAATTATTTAACTCCAGTTGAGGTTCATTTTAATTAAGAATAATTTAAGTGTAACTTAAAAAACCTAAAAAATTGTCTTGACAAATGGGTCCACCTCACCT
The bacterium DNA segment above includes these coding regions:
- a CDS encoding CBS domain-containing protein, giving the protein MIEKISIVHQLAYDLKVGQVMKKEVITISPDRTIIDLRQLLRNYRISGALVVDQDKLVGIISLEDFIKCLSDGEMNALISEKMTSVVKVLYEDELLSKAINEFNKFNYGRFPVLARESGKLVGIVTKGDIVRGLLQKLESEFYEEEVKRFRVSHIFEDIMAHRVSLALQYDITGGDFKKAGEASSALKQTLTRLDIQKPLIRKIVIASYEAEMNMVIFTNKGQMKVIIQPKEIKINFTDQGPGIIDLKQAMQAGFSTAPARIREMGFGAGMGLPNIQKCADQMEISSKVGKGTTIDLIFNIN
- a CDS encoding IS3 family transposase — encoded protein: MTLSLILTKVKCYLKDYQSIREAKQGIGNYLAFYNHDRLHQSLNYLTPVEVHFN